One region of Chitinispirillum alkaliphilum genomic DNA includes:
- a CDS encoding V-type ATP synthase subunit B, whose protein sequence is MKTKAFQKIYTHIENVTKATCTIDAEGVANEEMALVDGRPAQVVKINGSKITLQIFPGTQGIATDAEVVFLGKPPTLKVSDELKGRFFNAYGQPIDGGPDIEGVEVEVGGPSVNPVQRKQPSELIATGIAGIDLNNTLVSGQKIPFFADPDQPFNQVMADVALRAKADMIILGGMGMSNDDYLYYKTLFDSAGALDRITAFVNTTENPPVERLLVPDMCLSAAEHFATTQQANVLVLLTDMTLYADALSIVSNRMDQIPSKDSMPGSLYSDLARIYEKAAQYPDGGSITIIAVTTLSGGDITHAIPDNTGYITEGQLYLRRDTDIAKVIIDPFRSLSRLKQLVIGKKTREDHPQVMNAAIRLYADAANAKTKLENGFDLTEYDSRTLDFAKQYSRELLAIDINIEVDAMLDTAWHLFGKYFSKDEVGIKAEVMDKYWAGSTS, encoded by the coding sequence ATGAAAACAAAAGCATTTCAGAAAATTTATACTCATATTGAAAATGTAACAAAAGCAACGTGCACAATCGATGCTGAAGGGGTGGCCAATGAAGAGATGGCCCTTGTAGACGGGCGTCCTGCACAGGTTGTGAAAATTAATGGAAGTAAAATAACCCTTCAGATATTTCCCGGTACACAGGGTATTGCAACTGATGCCGAAGTGGTATTTTTGGGCAAGCCCCCTACACTGAAAGTTTCCGATGAACTCAAGGGCAGATTCTTCAACGCTTACGGGCAGCCTATCGACGGGGGGCCGGACATCGAAGGAGTTGAAGTAGAAGTGGGCGGACCATCGGTGAATCCGGTGCAGCGCAAACAGCCTTCAGAGCTGATAGCAACAGGTATTGCCGGTATCGACCTTAACAATACTCTTGTTTCAGGACAGAAAATCCCCTTCTTTGCAGATCCCGACCAGCCCTTCAACCAGGTTATGGCAGACGTGGCGCTCCGTGCAAAGGCTGATATGATCATTCTGGGCGGGATGGGGATGTCAAATGATGATTACCTTTACTACAAGACACTTTTTGACAGTGCCGGTGCGCTCGATCGCATCACTGCCTTTGTCAATACTACAGAAAACCCGCCAGTGGAACGTCTATTGGTGCCTGACATGTGCCTGAGCGCTGCTGAGCATTTTGCAACCACTCAGCAGGCTAATGTCCTTGTGCTTCTTACGGACATGACCCTTTATGCGGATGCTCTTTCCATCGTGTCAAACCGAATGGACCAGATCCCCTCAAAAGACAGTATGCCCGGATCGCTTTACAGTGATTTGGCCAGAATTTATGAAAAGGCTGCTCAGTACCCAGACGGGGGTTCCATAACCATTATTGCTGTAACTACTCTTTCGGGCGGAGATATCACTCATGCGATTCCCGATAACACCGGGTACATCACTGAGGGACAGCTTTACCTTCGCAGAGATACCGATATTGCCAAGGTGATTATTGATCCGTTCAGAAGTCTTTCGCGTCTCAAACAGCTTGTGATTGGTAAAAAGACCCGCGAGGATCATCCCCAGGTGATGAATGCTGCGATTCGTCTTTATGCCGATGCAGCGAATGCGAAAACCAAACTGGAAAACGGATTCGATCTTACAGAATATGACAGCCGTACTCTTGACTTTGCAAAACAGTATTCACGGGAACTCCTTGCTATCGATATCAATATTGAAGTGGATGCAATGCTTGATACTGCCTGGCATCTTTTCGGCAAGTACTTCTCAAAGGATGAAGTGGGTATAAAGGCAGAAGTTATGGACAAGTATTGGGCCGGATCAACAAGCTGA
- a CDS encoding V-type ATP synthase subunit A — translation MSTKGKVTGIVSNLVTIEVDGPVAQNEICYIDLKGTRLMAEVIKITGKNAYVQVFESTRGLFVGCVAEFTGRMLEVTLGPGMLSRNYDGLQNDLDAMSGVFLKRGEYTPALNAETKWHFTPLVKEGDTVQAADWIGNVKEGWIDHKIMVPFNIEGTCTVKSIVSEGDYTVSDNIAVITDSQGNQHNLNMTMNWPVKVEVKGFKNKPRPFKIMETGIRTIDTLNPVTEGGTGFIPGPFGCGKTVLQHSLSKYAEADLIIVVACGERANEVVEIFTEFPELDDPRTGRKLIERTIIICNTSNMPVAAREASVYTGMTIAEYYRMMGLKVLLLADSTSRWAQALREMSNRMEELPGPDAFPMDLPAIIASFYSRAGFVYLNNGQSGSITFIGTVSPAGGNLKEPVTESTKKAARCFYALSQNRADSKRYPAVDPIESYSKYLEYSEVIEYLDKTIEPGWVDKVTKVKDTLLRGKEARDQINILGDDGVPLEYHIIFNKSEIIDFVILQQDAFDKVDSSTPIKRQQVTLNKVLDICEAEFEFESFEEIGIYFKRIINIMRQMNYQEFRNETFNNLEKQLDDLLAERVSKTTSQAANA, via the coding sequence ATGAGCACCAAGGGAAAAGTAACCGGTATTGTTTCCAACCTGGTTACTATAGAAGTAGACGGCCCTGTAGCCCAGAATGAGATCTGTTACATAGATCTTAAAGGTACCAGACTGATGGCTGAGGTGATCAAAATCACCGGAAAAAATGCCTATGTACAGGTGTTTGAGAGTACTCGAGGTCTCTTTGTTGGCTGTGTTGCTGAATTCACCGGCCGTATGCTCGAAGTTACACTGGGACCTGGTATGCTGTCCAGAAACTATGACGGTCTTCAGAACGACCTTGATGCCATGAGCGGGGTTTTTCTTAAAAGAGGGGAATACACTCCTGCTCTCAATGCAGAAACAAAATGGCATTTTACACCTCTGGTGAAAGAGGGCGATACAGTCCAGGCTGCCGACTGGATCGGTAATGTAAAAGAGGGCTGGATCGATCATAAGATTATGGTGCCATTCAATATTGAAGGAACCTGCACGGTTAAGTCGATAGTTTCTGAAGGAGATTACACTGTAAGTGATAATATCGCGGTTATAACCGATTCGCAGGGAAATCAGCACAATCTGAACATGACCATGAACTGGCCTGTAAAGGTTGAAGTGAAAGGGTTTAAAAACAAGCCCCGTCCTTTCAAAATTATGGAAACAGGTATCCGAACCATTGACACACTTAATCCTGTGACTGAGGGTGGAACAGGATTTATTCCCGGTCCTTTCGGCTGCGGAAAAACTGTTCTTCAGCACTCGCTTTCCAAATATGCTGAAGCGGACCTCATCATTGTTGTTGCCTGCGGGGAACGTGCAAATGAGGTGGTGGAGATTTTCACCGAGTTCCCCGAGCTTGATGACCCCAGAACAGGCAGAAAACTCATAGAAAGAACAATTATCATCTGTAATACATCGAATATGCCCGTCGCAGCACGTGAAGCCAGTGTGTATACAGGTATGACAATCGCAGAATACTACCGCATGATGGGTCTTAAGGTGCTTCTTCTTGCTGATTCCACATCACGCTGGGCTCAGGCTCTCCGTGAGATGTCAAACAGAATGGAAGAACTTCCCGGACCTGATGCATTCCCCATGGACCTTCCTGCAATCATTGCCTCATTCTATTCCAGAGCAGGATTTGTCTACCTTAATAACGGGCAGAGCGGATCAATTACATTTATCGGAACGGTGAGTCCGGCGGGTGGTAATCTTAAGGAGCCTGTTACCGAGTCGACAAAGAAGGCCGCACGTTGTTTCTACGCTCTCTCCCAGAACAGAGCTGACAGTAAACGCTATCCGGCAGTTGATCCGATCGAAAGTTACTCAAAATACCTCGAATACAGTGAGGTGATCGAGTATCTTGATAAAACAATTGAACCGGGATGGGTGGACAAAGTAACAAAAGTAAAAGACACTCTTCTTAGAGGTAAAGAGGCCAGGGATCAGATCAATATTCTTGGTGATGATGGGGTACCGCTTGAGTACCATATCATTTTTAACAAATCAGAGATAATCGATTTTGTAATTCTGCAGCAGGATGCTTTCGATAAGGTTGATTCTTCCACACCGATAAAAAGACAGCAGGTTACGTTAAATAAGGTGCTGGATATCTGCGAAGCTGAATTTGAATTTGAAAGTTTTGAAGAGATCGGAATTTATTTCAAGAGAATCATAAACATTATGCGTCAGATGAACTATCAGGAATTCAGGAATGAAACTTTCAACAACCTCGAAAAGCAGCTCGATGATCTGCTGGCCGAAAGGGTATCCAAAACCACATCACAGGCTGCCAACGCTTAA
- a CDS encoding V-type ATP synthase subunit C, translated as MARNYYYFVSGLPDLILDENKNLVPFEFFMEEAQEELHIKDIEIIRALRLPVDNANLIRIVESRHEKFDPRGNFSQEELMSSIRNPQPLPHYMQQFLAAHSENRDLFAGLIPEDQLNQLFFDWVTAHKNKFLREWFTFELNLSNILTAVNCRKNLEHIDALATDRDRAAVFTVIGQNEVTEAILRSSAPDFGLSSTLPWLERVLSLSKGNLTDMEKGIDQLRWETVDELTTFSYFQIETIAAFTIKLMIVERWLKLDPETGKAKLDRLVEDLKNSYSVPEGF; from the coding sequence ATGGCCAGAAATTATTACTATTTCGTCTCAGGACTGCCCGATCTAATCCTTGATGAAAACAAAAACCTTGTCCCTTTTGAATTTTTTATGGAAGAAGCTCAGGAAGAGCTCCATATAAAGGATATCGAAATAATCAGGGCATTGCGTCTTCCTGTGGACAATGCCAATCTTATCAGGATTGTCGAGTCCAGGCATGAAAAATTTGACCCCCGCGGCAATTTTTCCCAAGAGGAGCTGATGTCCTCAATTCGCAACCCACAACCGCTTCCCCACTACATGCAGCAGTTCCTTGCGGCTCATAGTGAAAACCGGGATCTGTTTGCGGGTCTTATCCCTGAAGATCAGCTGAACCAGCTCTTTTTCGACTGGGTAACGGCTCATAAAAACAAGTTTCTCAGGGAGTGGTTTACTTTCGAACTGAACCTCAGCAATATTCTTACTGCGGTTAATTGCCGAAAAAATCTCGAACACATAGACGCCCTGGCAACCGATCGTGATCGGGCTGCGGTATTTACAGTAATCGGACAAAATGAGGTGACAGAAGCGATTCTTCGCAGTTCAGCTCCCGATTTCGGTCTCTCATCAACTCTCCCCTGGCTGGAACGGGTTCTGAGTCTCAGTAAGGGGAATCTTACCGATATGGAAAAAGGGATCGATCAGCTCAGGTGGGAGACTGTCGATGAATTGACAACCTTTTCCTATTTCCAGATTGAAACAATTGCAGCGTTCACCATAAAGCTGATGATAGTCGAGAGGTGGCTGAAGCTGGATCCCGAAACCGGAAAGGCAAAACTTGACAGGCTTGTAGAGGATCTCAAAAACAGCTATTCCGTTCCCGAAGGGTTTTAA
- a CDS encoding V-type ATP synthase subunit E produces MEQKIQELTEKIYQEGVEQGKHKAEQIIKESEEKASDIISEAKKEAERIIENSRKKAEELRRNTESELKLSGSQAVASIKNSIVNLVSAKVLDNATTQTLSDPAVVKEYIAQVIGNWKVSQGEVPNLEVLLPEQKQKELQESFKKGASDLLSTGLEVKFSKNIKSGFRIGPADGSFKISLTDEDFKEFFKEYLRPKTRSFLFGE; encoded by the coding sequence ATGGAACAGAAAATCCAGGAACTGACTGAGAAAATCTATCAGGAAGGTGTCGAGCAGGGTAAGCACAAAGCTGAGCAAATTATCAAGGAAAGCGAAGAAAAGGCTTCCGATATCATCTCAGAGGCAAAAAAGGAAGCAGAGAGAATAATCGAAAACTCCAGGAAGAAAGCTGAAGAGCTCAGACGCAATACTGAATCAGAGCTTAAATTGTCAGGATCACAGGCTGTCGCTTCAATTAAAAACAGTATTGTGAACCTGGTATCGGCCAAAGTTCTGGATAATGCAACAACCCAGACACTGTCTGATCCCGCTGTAGTGAAAGAGTACATTGCACAGGTTATCGGCAACTGGAAAGTTTCCCAGGGCGAAGTACCCAACCTTGAAGTGCTTCTTCCGGAGCAGAAACAAAAGGAGCTTCAGGAAAGTTTTAAAAAGGGCGCCTCAGATCTTCTCTCAACTGGCCTGGAGGTGAAATTCAGCAAAAACATAAAATCAGGTTTTCGTATCGGCCCTGCTGACGGATCATTCAAGATCAGTCTTACAGATGAAGATTTCAAGGAGTTTTTTAAAGAATATCTTAGACCAAAAACACGCAGTTTTCTGTTTGGTGAGTAA
- a CDS encoding RNA polymerase ECF-type sigma factor: MDRGFREFYNNHANKVYTFILWLTQNRSSADDILQEVFVKAWKSEKIPSEQGEQLPWLYRVARNAAIDHYRKTRRFTDLKRDYTLEQKSCCGLPTEDKGIWAWLEKLAYTEKSILYLHLRDGYSYREIGEIMGMTENNVRVKAFRALKKLKENSSKKAL; the protein is encoded by the coding sequence TTGGACAGAGGATTCAGAGAATTTTACAATAATCATGCAAATAAGGTGTACACCTTTATCTTGTGGCTTACACAAAACAGATCCTCTGCCGATGACATACTTCAGGAGGTCTTTGTCAAGGCCTGGAAATCGGAAAAAATCCCCTCAGAACAGGGGGAGCAGCTGCCCTGGCTTTACAGAGTGGCACGCAACGCTGCAATCGACCATTACCGGAAAACCAGACGGTTTACCGACCTGAAGAGAGATTACACCCTTGAGCAGAAATCCTGTTGTGGTTTGCCCACAGAGGATAAGGGGATCTGGGCCTGGCTGGAAAAGCTTGCGTACACGGAAAAATCGATACTGTATCTCCACCTTCGGGACGGATACAGTTACAGAGAAATAGGTGAAATAATGGGTATGACAGAGAATAATGTCAGAGTAAAAGCGTTCAGGGCTTTGAAAAAACTTAAAGAAAACTCATCAAAGAAGGCTCTATGA
- a CDS encoding 3-isopropylmalate dehydratase small subunit encodes MKKFGGEVLFLDRSDINTDEIIPAKYLTEVKKEALAPYLLEDLNLEGFDPAGKWRGKARVVVTRDNFGCGSSREHAPWALEVNDITCVIASSYARIFRQNVFNCGMMAIELPQEEIEKIFTLADSEQVTCEIDLDNKKLLFSSADKKIESPFALSGFDEALVKAGGWVEFADAKY; translated from the coding sequence ATGAAAAAGTTCGGCGGAGAAGTTCTGTTTCTCGACAGATCAGATATAAACACGGATGAGATCATTCCTGCAAAGTATCTTACAGAAGTGAAAAAGGAAGCCCTCGCACCATATCTTCTTGAGGATCTGAATCTTGAGGGATTTGATCCTGCCGGCAAGTGGCGCGGAAAAGCCAGAGTGGTGGTAACAAGAGATAATTTCGGCTGCGGATCATCCAGAGAACATGCCCCGTGGGCTCTTGAGGTGAATGATATAACCTGCGTTATCGCTTCAAGCTACGCACGTATTTTCAGACAGAACGTCTTCAATTGCGGTATGATGGCAATCGAACTGCCACAGGAAGAGATAGAGAAGATATTCACGCTTGCGGACTCAGAGCAGGTCACCTGTGAAATAGATCTCGATAACAAGAAACTTCTCTTCTCATCTGCGGACAAGAAGATTGAATCTCCTTTCGCACTTTCAGGTTTCGATGAGGCGCTTGTGAAAGCGGGTGGCTGGGTCGAATTTGCGGATGCGAAATATTGA
- a CDS encoding 3-isopropylmalate dehydratase large subunit — protein MGKTITEKIFAAHLVDQPFEGTNVLSLDVVMCHEITTPIAIADLEWRKKDRVFDPKKIKAVIDHVTPSKDSKSAMQAKIIRDWAHRHSIKDFFDVGANGVCHALFPEKGFIRPGYTVIMGDSHTCTHGAFGAFAAGVGTTDLEVGILKGVCAFRQPKSIKVTIEGTVPESVYAKDIILHIINQLTVNGATDHVIEFSGPVVESFDMEQRMTLCNMAIEAGGTSGLCMPDRVTAQYLWPFISEDYDNDIESAVEDFKKWHSDPDAQYTKELTIDVSELQPVVTVGYKPDQVKNVKEISDQKIDQVYIGSCTNGRISDLREAAAVTKGKKLAFGVRGIVSPATPDIYRQAMKEGLIDIFMEAGYCVANPTCGACLGMSTGVLAEGEVCVSTTNRNFNGRMGKGGMVHLASPSTAAASGIKGHLTDPRDVV, from the coding sequence ATGGGTAAAACTATCACAGAAAAAATTTTTGCTGCTCATCTTGTTGACCAGCCTTTTGAGGGAACCAATGTTCTTTCGCTCGATGTGGTGATGTGTCATGAAATCACTACACCGATTGCAATTGCAGATCTTGAATGGCGTAAAAAAGACAGGGTTTTTGATCCAAAAAAAATCAAAGCAGTTATAGACCATGTAACTCCGTCAAAAGATTCAAAAAGTGCGATGCAGGCCAAAATTATAAGAGACTGGGCTCACAGACACTCTATTAAGGACTTTTTTGATGTTGGAGCCAATGGTGTTTGTCATGCTCTTTTCCCTGAAAAAGGATTTATCAGGCCGGGATATACCGTAATTATGGGTGACAGTCACACCTGCACTCACGGAGCGTTTGGTGCCTTTGCTGCAGGAGTGGGGACAACAGATCTGGAAGTGGGTATTCTCAAGGGTGTGTGTGCTTTCAGACAGCCCAAAAGCATAAAGGTTACAATTGAGGGCACAGTGCCGGAGTCGGTTTATGCCAAGGATATTATTCTTCATATTATAAATCAGCTTACTGTTAACGGGGCAACGGATCATGTTATAGAATTCAGTGGTCCTGTGGTGGAGAGCTTTGATATGGAGCAGCGAATGACACTGTGTAATATGGCTATCGAGGCAGGTGGAACCTCCGGTCTTTGCATGCCCGACCGTGTAACCGCCCAATACCTGTGGCCCTTTATTTCAGAAGACTACGATAATGATATAGAATCTGCGGTAGAGGATTTCAAAAAGTGGCACTCTGATCCCGATGCCCAGTATACAAAAGAGCTGACAATAGATGTTTCTGAGCTTCAGCCGGTGGTAACAGTTGGCTACAAGCCCGACCAGGTTAAAAATGTAAAGGAAATTTCTGATCAGAAGATCGACCAGGTTTACATAGGCAGTTGTACAAACGGCAGAATCAGCGATCTGCGGGAAGCCGCTGCCGTAACCAAGGGTAAAAAGCTTGCCTTCGGTGTACGCGGTATAGTGAGTCCTGCAACCCCTGACATATATCGCCAGGCGATGAAAGAGGGATTGATCGATATATTTATGGAAGCGGGTTACTGTGTAGCAAATCCAACATGCGGAGCGTGTCTTGGAATGTCAACCGGCGTGCTCGCTGAGGGGGAAGTGTGCGTTTCAACCACTAACCGTAATTTCAACGGAAGAATGGGTAAGGGCGGAATGGTACATCTTGCCAGCCCCTCCACTGCTGCAGCAAGCGGCATAAAGGGACACCTGACTGATCCCAGAGATGTAGTTTAA
- a CDS encoding short-chain dehydrogenase produces the protein MKFKNKRVLITGGTSGIGKALASVLYKKGAKVAICARKKDALKEVSLLLPGIVTIAADLSVKENLLNIKKTLDKEMNGIDILINNAGKMTQFDIRDGFPNGYETELALNLGAPVELTRLFLPQLLKLDQAAIINVTSGYALWPNKTAPLYCASKSALHFFTKSIRWQLENSKVKVIEILPPLVKTPSATKKGGMDPLVFASKAISQIEKGYTEIKIAEVKKLSLFMHLTPPLIDQILKRR, from the coding sequence ATGAAATTTAAAAACAAGAGGGTTCTCATTACCGGAGGGACTTCTGGTATTGGTAAAGCACTTGCCTCGGTTTTATACAAAAAAGGGGCTAAAGTGGCAATCTGTGCAAGAAAAAAGGATGCTCTTAAAGAAGTAAGTTTACTTCTGCCCGGGATAGTAACCATAGCAGCCGATTTGTCAGTTAAAGAGAACCTTCTAAACATAAAAAAAACTCTCGATAAAGAGATGAATGGAATCGATATCCTTATAAACAATGCCGGTAAGATGACTCAGTTTGATATTCGTGATGGATTCCCCAATGGTTATGAGACTGAACTTGCTCTCAATCTGGGCGCTCCGGTAGAACTTACCAGGCTCTTTTTACCCCAGCTGCTTAAGCTCGATCAGGCTGCAATCATAAATGTGACATCAGGGTATGCACTATGGCCCAACAAAACTGCCCCCTTGTACTGTGCATCAAAATCAGCGCTTCACTTCTTTACCAAATCTATCAGATGGCAACTTGAAAACAGCAAAGTTAAAGTGATCGAAATACTGCCGCCACTTGTAAAAACTCCTTCTGCCACAAAGAAAGGCGGTATGGATCCCCTTGTTTTTGCATCAAAAGCTATCTCACAGATAGAAAAGGGATATACAGAGATAAAAATTGCAGAAGTAAAAAAGCTCTCCCTTTTTATGCATCTGACTCCTCCCCTAATAGACCAGATATTAAAAAGAAGATGA
- a CDS encoding Glycogen debranching enzyme, whose translation MDSVSHLFSIPDAAVMSSTYLAWRGQSMLALGAQGDIKGEGICGYFFRGARFLSYFSFTINGHNLHLCSSAKTAFNSLEFFYIYPPVQNAGTGGSGSGMIEKSEGISQRGLDIRLVYHVKPSGLSLQLRITNRWDKEARFRLEASAQTDFLSLDEAYSSGAKKNIVQSKYTPSEDGLSCTHSDPQFPLRTNIRLNEINQWTITENQFSRTVSLSLGETFCTTLELEPFDPALPLTFVQWQKREARMVSWSESLTRLKDSPESLFSETVNGLIDYLCSAALLEGESDQWLVPAAGYPYYPFLFGRDALTSSWMMAMFDRGQSIADTLSRLGKLQGKKEDRFRDEQPGRIVQQARNDLPSRKGDNPFDRYYGDYASPFMYIIALAHLYAWSGSVSDVKKYWNSCKMILKWAEKYGDMDGDGFLEYSTLSPLGPRHQGWKDSQNAVVDEYGELVDSPVATCEVQGYYYAALQAASVFASLNRSYREAVQYARRAKKLKYQFNKAFWVEDGGYIAFGLDSQKRQIRSKTSNMGHCLASGIIDSRYIERVVSTLFSSDMFSGWGIRTLSASNPSYNPLSYHLGSIWPVENATIALGLRRYGFDNEALKLVEVNYDLARMWKKGHIPECIGGYDRKSVGHPGAFPRANMLQTWNAAAFGLFTHVLLGLQPLAPVNTLFIDPILPHWLPSLTVENLHIAGASVSLQCIRRKNGKTSTKVLQKKGSVKVLFQPPVNAFNVSVYKRLLSLLGGRFLGHS comes from the coding sequence ATGGACTCTGTTTCTCACCTTTTCTCAATACCTGATGCAGCCGTTATGTCCTCAACCTATCTCGCCTGGCGGGGTCAGTCGATGCTTGCTCTTGGCGCTCAGGGAGACATTAAGGGAGAGGGAATTTGCGGCTATTTTTTCAGAGGCGCCCGTTTCCTCTCTTATTTCTCCTTTACAATAAACGGTCATAACCTCCACTTGTGCTCTTCAGCTAAAACGGCATTTAACAGTTTGGAATTTTTTTATATCTATCCGCCCGTACAAAACGCAGGAACCGGCGGCAGTGGTTCCGGTATGATAGAGAAAAGTGAGGGTATATCACAGCGCGGGCTTGACATAAGACTTGTTTATCATGTAAAACCTTCCGGCCTTTCACTACAGCTGCGGATAACAAACCGCTGGGATAAAGAGGCTCGGTTCAGGCTCGAAGCGAGCGCACAAACAGATTTTCTGTCTTTGGATGAGGCTTACAGCAGTGGAGCCAAAAAGAATATTGTCCAATCAAAATATACCCCTTCAGAAGATGGCTTAAGCTGTACTCACTCAGATCCGCAATTTCCTCTGCGTACAAATATAAGACTGAATGAAATCAACCAGTGGACTATAACTGAAAATCAGTTCTCAAGAACTGTTTCACTTTCTCTGGGGGAAACATTTTGTACCACCCTGGAACTTGAGCCTTTCGATCCGGCCCTTCCCCTAACTTTTGTGCAGTGGCAAAAGCGTGAAGCACGCATGGTGAGCTGGAGTGAATCCCTTACAAGACTAAAAGACAGTCCGGAGTCTCTTTTCTCTGAAACTGTCAATGGTCTCATAGATTATCTGTGCAGTGCAGCACTTCTTGAAGGAGAAAGTGATCAGTGGCTTGTCCCCGCTGCAGGATACCCCTATTACCCCTTTCTTTTTGGCAGAGATGCCCTTACAAGCAGCTGGATGATGGCTATGTTTGACAGGGGGCAGAGTATTGCCGATACACTGAGCAGACTCGGAAAGTTACAGGGTAAAAAAGAGGATCGGTTCAGAGATGAGCAGCCCGGAAGAATAGTTCAGCAGGCACGAAATGATTTGCCATCCAGAAAGGGAGATAATCCCTTTGACCGTTACTATGGCGATTACGCCTCCCCATTTATGTATATCATAGCTTTGGCGCATCTCTATGCCTGGAGCGGCAGTGTTTCAGATGTAAAAAAGTACTGGAACAGCTGTAAAATGATTCTTAAGTGGGCAGAAAAATATGGTGATATGGATGGAGACGGGTTCCTTGAATATTCTACCCTCTCTCCCTTAGGGCCACGACATCAGGGATGGAAAGACAGTCAGAATGCAGTGGTTGATGAATATGGTGAGCTGGTAGATTCTCCTGTAGCCACATGTGAAGTGCAGGGGTATTATTATGCAGCTCTTCAGGCCGCCTCTGTGTTTGCTTCTCTTAACAGGTCATACAGAGAAGCAGTGCAGTATGCACGGAGGGCCAAAAAGCTAAAATATCAGTTTAATAAAGCTTTTTGGGTTGAGGATGGAGGGTACATAGCATTTGGTCTCGATTCACAAAAAAGGCAGATCCGTTCAAAAACCTCCAATATGGGACACTGCCTTGCCTCAGGAATAATAGACAGCAGATATATAGAAAGAGTTGTTTCCACGCTGTTTTCATCAGATATGTTTAGCGGATGGGGTATAAGGACTCTTTCCGCCAGTAATCCATCATACAACCCTCTCAGCTATCATCTGGGGAGTATATGGCCGGTTGAAAATGCAACAATCGCTTTGGGACTTCGAAGATATGGTTTCGATAATGAAGCATTGAAATTGGTGGAGGTAAATTATGATCTGGCAAGGATGTGGAAAAAGGGACATATACCTGAATGTATCGGAGGGTACGACCGTAAGAGTGTAGGTCACCCCGGTGCTTTTCCCCGTGCCAATATGCTCCAGACCTGGAACGCTGCGGCTTTTGGGCTCTTTACCCATGTGTTGCTTGGATTACAACCGCTTGCACCTGTTAATACACTATTTATAGATCCGATTCTTCCCCACTGGCTTCCTTCTCTTACCGTAGAAAATCTTCATATTGCAGGAGCCTCCGTAAGCTTACAGTGCATACGGAGGAAAAACGGCAAAACTTCGACTAAAGTTTTACAAAAAAAGGGCAGCGTAAAGGTTTTATTTCAGCCCCCGGTCAACGCTTTTAACGTCTCTGTTTATAAGCGGCTGCTATCTCTTCTTGGAGGCAGATTTTTGGGTCATTCGTAA